A segment of the Butyrivibrio fibrisolvens genome:
TGATAGTGCCCTCGCTTTCAACCCTGGCGCCGAACACGTGCATAACCTGATCGGTCATTCCATTTGATGGCGTCTGTGAACACAGGAATTTAAGGTCTTTAACGGTACAGCCTGTCTCTTCCATAACTTCGCGCCTTGCAGCATCTTCAATCGCTTCGCCTTTTTCCACGCCTCCAGCCGGAATCTCCCATTCAAGACGCCCTGCGGAATATCTCATCTCCCTGATCATGAGGATCTCGTCCTTGTCGTTAAAGATTACGATGGATACTCCTTCTCTTGAATAATGGATTTGGTGATATTTCTCTATGATCTGACCGCTCGGAAGCTTTACTCTATCTGTATAAAGACTCACATAATCGCTTTCATAGATCGTGGTCCTTGAAAGACGCTCAGGAAGTTTGATAGCCTTATCACTCATTTTAAAATCAATGTTACATGAATCTATATCTTTATGATCAATAGTAATATTTTTAGTATTCATAATTCCCCTTATAAAATTCTGCTCTTATTTCTCTTACTGCCTCTTCAACTTCTTCCCAGTCGCTCCCAGTCGCATTTTCCATAGCATATCTTGAAATATCTCTGAGGCTACTTACTCCTCTTCCAAACTTTTCTATCATCCAATCTTTAGTCGGGAATATCCAGATATGAAAATGTTTGGAGCGTTCTTCCTGAACGAGAGTGATCTCCTGAGCAAGTCCGAGATTCTTGATAGCTCTCTCTGCTTTTGAAATAACTTCACCTATCTCCATCCACTCTTCTTTATACAACATGGAAAAAGAGTTTACGTGCCTTCTTCCTGTTATTATTAAAAAGCCCGGTATCGGAACTTCAGGATCAGCTGCAAGTACAATATTA
Coding sequences within it:
- a CDS encoding NUDIX hydrolase, producing MNTKNITIDHKDIDSCNIDFKMSDKAIKLPERLSRTTIYESDYVSLYTDRVKLPSGQIIEKYHQIHYSREGVSIVIFNDKDEILMIREMRYSAGRLEWEIPAGGVEKGEAIEDAARREVMEETGCTVKDLKFLCSQTPSNGMTDQVMHVFGARVESEGTIKDVDEVADKVWMPVSEVKELLKNNETKDGIAILAILFALEFYER
- a CDS encoding HIT family protein; protein product: MEKENMQQIYSVEADSYDCIGCAIAKGELTPPGGTIYESRNIVLAADPEVPIPGFLIITGRRHVNSFSMLYKEEWMEIGEVISKAERAIKNLGLAQEITLVQEERSKHFHIWIFPTKDWMIEKFGRGVSSLRDISRYAMENATGSDWEEVEEAVREIRAEFYKGNYEY